One genomic region from Deltaproteobacteria bacterium encodes:
- a CDS encoding Do family serine endopeptidase: MNDFRRRCPKLAVLFMVLGMVIAISGDCWSASYSRESAVVKAVRKVSLAVVNISSEYEVAQRSNPFFDSRVDPFFDSFFRDFFEPRYRRRYKGTSLGSGVIIDGERGYILTNEHVIARSTEIKVVLRDEREFQAELVGAAPDFDLAVLKIQSDETLPAIEMGNSDDLMIGETVIAIGNPFGFSHTVTTGVISALNRSVQAEDRTYRDFIQTDASINPGNSGGPILNINGDLIGINTAIYSKAQGIGFAIPINKARRVMDDLIKYGEVHIAWLGLSVQDLDLRLTRYFKTPQGKGVLVSDVTKDSPAYEAGLRPGHVVTAVGRKRVTSKETYLALIRNFAAEDVIPLTVWKDDESHVIQVRSRTFPEELAEEWAYEFLGVRMQEISTILRLRFRIAAKDGVMVTELRSGSYLDRIGARSGDVIRRINDVVVKDLNDFKKAVIKYRLKESAVFLIQRGSQQYYVTVKLQ, encoded by the coding sequence ATGAATGACTTTCGACGTCGTTGTCCTAAGCTTGCAGTCCTTTTCATGGTTCTAGGCATGGTTATCGCGATATCGGGCGACTGCTGGTCTGCTTCTTATTCGCGAGAAAGTGCAGTTGTTAAGGCTGTGAGGAAGGTTAGTCTGGCCGTAGTTAATATTAGCAGCGAATATGAAGTAGCTCAGCGCTCCAATCCCTTCTTTGATTCTCGCGTTGATCCCTTCTTTGATTCTTTTTTCAGGGATTTCTTTGAACCCCGTTACCGGCGGCGTTACAAAGGAACCAGCCTGGGCTCAGGAGTGATCATTGACGGAGAACGGGGCTACATACTGACCAACGAGCACGTGATCGCGAGAAGCACTGAGATCAAGGTGGTGCTTAGAGATGAGCGGGAGTTTCAAGCCGAACTGGTGGGGGCGGCGCCGGATTTTGACTTGGCTGTCTTGAAAATACAATCCGATGAAACATTGCCGGCCATTGAGATGGGCAATTCTGATGACCTTATGATTGGAGAAACCGTCATTGCTATTGGCAATCCATTCGGGTTTTCCCACACAGTAACTACGGGCGTCATAAGTGCGTTGAACCGTTCTGTTCAGGCAGAGGACCGTACCTATAGGGATTTTATACAGACCGACGCTTCCATCAATCCTGGCAACAGCGGGGGCCCCATTCTAAACATCAACGGCGACCTCATCGGGATCAACACCGCTATCTATTCAAAGGCCCAGGGGATAGGTTTTGCCATACCCATCAATAAGGCCAGGCGGGTCATGGATGATCTCATAAAATACGGCGAGGTGCACATCGCTTGGCTCGGTCTATCCGTCCAGGATCTTGACCTGAGGCTTACGCGCTACTTCAAGACGCCACAGGGAAAGGGCGTTCTCGTGTCTGATGTTACAAAAGACAGCCCTGCCTATGAAGCAGGTCTTCGACCTGGCCATGTGGTGACTGCCGTCGGGAGGAAGCGAGTGACTTCCAAAGAGACCTACCTCGCCTTGATCAGAAATTTTGCCGCGGAAGACGTAATTCCATTAACGGTGTGGAAGGATGACGAATCTCATGTCATTCAGGTTCGTTCCCGCACATTCCCTGAAGAGCTGGCCGAAGAATGGGCATATGAGTTTCTTGGTGTACGAATGCAGGAGATATCCACAATTCTGCGTCTCAGATTTAGGATAGCAGCAAAAGACGGGGTAATGGTAACCGAACTGCGCTCAGGCTCGTATCTGGATAGAATCGGCGCGCGAAGCGGTGATGTCATCCGCAGGATCAACGATGTGGTGGTAAAAGACCTGAATGATTTCAAGAAGGCCGTGATCAAGTATCGGCTCAAGGAATCAGCGGTCTTCCTGATACAGCGAGGCAGTCAGCAGTATTACGTCACGGTTAAACTGCAGTGA